The Culex quinquefasciatus strain JHB chromosome 2, VPISU_Cqui_1.0_pri_paternal, whole genome shotgun sequence genome contains the following window.
TTTAATGGACATTGTCCCTGAGCGGTCGCTCATTCGTTCTTTTGCTGGAGCCGGTTCATATGAACGATTCGCTAAATTTTTCCCATCTCTCATCGATCAGGCTCTCAAACCGCACAACGAAAACCAGCAAGCGACCAAGCGCCCACAGGTCAATCCATCGCCAAAGCAAGCCGTGTGCAATTCCGCCAACGAGGCGCTTGCTGTGCGGAGTCACGCAGGCCAGGTTCTGCAGCACGCCAATACAACCACGATGACCGACAACGACCAGCAGGAGTCCGGGCAAGGTCCTTCCAATCGGGTGGTATCCGTCATTATGCTCGTACAGAGTCCTATCAATCCGCCGCTGCAGGAGTCCTGGCTTCATTCCGTCATTCCGTTGCAAGAGCAGGTAACTCCCCCCTCTCACTCTCAACAGTTCTTCAAGAGCGCAAGAGAAGGGAAAGCGATATTTAAATAACTAGCTAAAAATAGTAATTGTTATTTTTCACAGCTCCAAAATAAAACCTGGAAAGAACTGGACAAATCGCCGTCGTCGGTCAGGCAGCGCTCACATCTGCCGTTGCCGTCATCGTCGGCTGAGTCCCCCCGGAGCAGGTCACCAGTATTCTCGCCGTCGCCGGTCAGGCAGCGCTCACGTCTGCCGTCGCCGTCATTGTCGGCTGAGTCCCCCCGGCGCATGTCGCCAGTATTCTCGCCGTCGCCGGTCAGGCAGCGCTCACGTCTGCCGTCGCCGTCATCGTCGGCTGAGTCCCCCCGGAGCAGGTGACCAGTATTCTCGCCGTCGCCGGTCAGGCAGCGCTCACGTCTGCCGTCGCCGTCATTGTCGGCTGAGTCCCCCCGGCGCATGTCGCCAGTACTCTCGCCGTCGCCGGTCAGGCAGCGCTCACGTCTGCCGTCGCCGTCATCGTCGGCTGAGTCCCCCCGGAGCAGGTCACCAGTATTCTCGCCGTCGCCGGTCAGGCAGCGCTCACGTCTGCCGTCGCCGTCATCGTCGGCTGAGTCCCCCCGGCGCATGTCACCGACGGCGACGGCGAGAGTACCTGTCGCCGGTCAGGCAGCGCTCGCGTCTGCCGTCGCCGTTATCGTCTGAGTCTGAAGCTGAGTCCCCCCGGAGCAGGTCACCAGGCCTCCCGCCGTTGCCGGTCACGCAGCGCTCGCATCAGCCGGCGCCGTCATTGTCTGAGTCTGAGTCTGAAGCTGAGTCCCGCCGTTGCCGGTCACGCAGCGCTCGCATCAGCCGGCGCTTCAAGGACGACGAACCAAGGTGACTTGATGCCTATTACTACCCTTGTTTTAAAAACTATCTAGACCCCCAAAACCCCACCGCTTCCGTAACATGGATGTGAACTACACATCTACATCCatatttattctttttattttattccaggCGGCTTACAACATCAGTTGCACTTTGTATGGAAGAGAATTTAAAAACCAGCGTCAAAAGTTCGACAAAAAACAAATCGTCATCCAAGGAAATAACACCAAAAGCATTGTTTCTGACCTCTGGCAAAAGGTTTCCAGCTACGTAGAACGGGAGGTGCTTATCAGCACCGCCGGCAAGGCGGTGGTGAAAGCTACCTGGGCAGTCTTAGATGACACTAGTCGATTTGTGGAGATCACATTGTCCGGAGGAAACTGCAGATTGACGTATAAACCGATACACATCGTGCAGAAACCGAGCCTTCTCGACAAAATTCCGCTCCGCTGAGACCGTGGATATAATAGTCCAGCAACGTGATAAACGTCACAGTTCACAAAGCCGTTGTTGCGCAGCTTTTCGAGAAGCCTGGATGAAAGGAGAGCTGGGGTGGCCATGGCAAAAGCGGTGCGAACGCTGAAGGACATTGGTCATCCGGACGTTCATGATAGAGAACGTGAAAAGGAGAATACGAGGAGAGACAGCACGCAGAAGAATTCGGCATCAtcaaattgataaataaaattattgacattAATAAACTATAATTATCATTTTGATTACAATAATTCATCATTTTGATAACCTTTAATTATCGAAACGACAAACTTAATTATTGCTTTGATAAACATACTTATCACTGGATAATTTTTCGCGTGCACGTGTTTCCATGTATCagccaaaaagtaaacaaataaaccaaaatgtGCGCGGACGCCAACAGGCTACCGCTtggaaacattgaaaatcatctaGAGGAAGGAGGTGGAGGAACTTCTTCAGCCACCGTTTCTTGCCGATCGAACGAAGTGCCTCAACACACAGCAGGTCATTTATCAAAGATCTGGATTTGTTCaacataattttaatattttattcccACCTTCAGGAGATTCCAGCAATTTCTTGTTGTGAACATCCAGCAGCGGCACAACCGGCATCAGGCGCACATCCGGCCGCAGTGCAACACCCGGCCGCAGCGCCACATCCGGCCGCAGCGCCACATCCGGCCGCAGCGCCTCATCCGGCCGCAGCGCCACATCCGGCCGCAGCGCCTCTTCCGGCCGCAGCGCCACATCCGACCGCAGCGCCACATCCGGCCGCAGCACCACATCCGGCCGCAGCGCCACATTCGGCCGCTACATTCTGCAGCACCAGAAGTAAGCCGTGCacagggagcgttcttttattacgtaacgcagaaaatcagatttttagaccccccccccccctcgtcacaaaatttccatacaaattttaaaaaaatgtatggagcgttacactgcccataattgaaaattcggctattatgcaaAATCAAGtaatccgagaaaaacgcgttttagtgtttgtccaaccctctggcaccactgtaaatgtctagaacgtttgacagtcaccaaaaccccgaagagcccacgcattagtatgtgtgaagagcccaTCATAAACAATGCATTGGATAGGGAATGTGCATTAGTATTTGTGAAGAGCCCACCATCAACAAAGCTTTGCATGAAGTTGTATTGGTGTCTTCTGATTGTTTACATCAAAATAAGTAAATggcgaaaataatattttggtgtaaatttaatacaaaattcgaTTTAAGTGGTCACGCGAGTGGTGCTGTTTATCTCGGGCAGATTTCCGGACATATAATGTGTGTCTACAATGCTGAAGGAGTCGAAGGAGCTCTTGAATCGGATGGCGGGATGAGCAGCCGGAGAAccaatttaaagcaaaaatccGATTCAACCGGGAAAATCTGGGACCGGGGATCGAAAATTTCTTGGAATTCACTCGGAAGTATCATTCTTAAAAGAGTCCTGGACATGCAGCAAGtgtaacatgtgaaaaagaacataatttcaaaaacgtctctgcactttgtttatttttcgaaatcTGGCAGTAGACACCTTGGGTTTCTTcttagttttgttttgttcaacgAACATTTGCAATCATATAAAGTTAAGCGAACTGACGAACAAACCTATTTGAGAAATGTAGAGGAAATCGATTTAATTGCTATTAACTTGCACATTTTCAAAGGTAAAGAGTACTTCAGGCATTGTAATTTCAGTCTAGTAGAATAATCACTCTTATTTTTGTGTATGAATGCAAATCTTAAAggattaaacaaatttaaaccccAAAATATGCCTTTTAGTTTAATTTGAACGAAATAATAACTAAAGTaccacgataaaaaaaaattaaaattatgacaaaatcaattatcaatttgaaataaatgttgTATCAAGGCGATCAAGGCGACCGAGTTGCCAAACATgaccaaaaactgctcgacggcaaTGTTGCAAGATATATTTCCCTGGCACAAAAGTCGAGCAGACGCTGGTcgctttaactcgctttaacgcgcgttaacttgcgataactCAGCACGATGAGTAGCGCTGATGCTTTTCGAGCTCGTTATTGTACGTTTTAGTATGTTATCGCGGAGTGACGCCCCCCTcgaatttaactcaaaaatgacgcaCTTCTCgtcagtgtcctgatgcaaacaatgatcgagctcgagctgtcacagccccgcgaaaaatgttggctgacatatcgggtaatcgataaaaaaaaaaaacagctagttGCATGACAAAAAAGCTTTTGCTAGAAAAagatagcaaatctgatgcaaacagacccccagctgccatgtaaacatactttgaatgtgttggtaaatttctgactagaaagccttattcaattaaaaaagcatttttttcaatattacatcaccgccattttagatttaaCACTCTAAATCACTTTGGAATAGCGTTGGGGTCTTTTTTGTGCTCGACTACATTTTTTTCcgtgattcaattatccaaagtgattttttccgatgccttcggataatcgagtctggacattGAAACATTGCAAACCTCCACGTGAATAAACCAGTGAATATTAATCATCACCAAGTAAGCCTGAACAGAGAATCAAACAAAAGACATAAGAAGAGCAGTAACAGTGAACAAGTAGGCAGTGATTACAATCAAccgaaccgaaaaaaaaatcccactcAATACACTGGTTGGtaacaaaaaagtcaagttAACGGTGGGGCCCTAGTCTCGCCGGGTAGGCTCCGGTTAAGTATCAAGTTGGCATCGTTACAAACCTCTTGCGTTAAAAAAAGTACAGTACGACTCAAGCGGAGCGTGATCTATGGGAAGACAACGAGGTTGTTCACATGCACATAGACAAAAATGGGCAAGAAACACGACACGATGACGAgagcaaaacaacaaaacacatGTCTCAAATCTCTCTTTGATTGAAGGGGTTCTTCTTGATTGGTTTGTATCTGTGTTTGTaagatacatttttgaaaattggaaaacgCTAAAATAAATATGGATAAGAAACTTAACCACGCAATAATGAGCAGGGTCATTAAGTTGCAAAATGTTAGGTTAATTGCAAATTATGTTCGTAACTTAGTTAGAAAATTGCTTTTCCTCTCTTGGTTAGTCTTCCTGGCTGTCCTTCAATTAACCTTTCAAAGCAGTTTTTATTACACAAAGACGAGTTATGTAGGTCTTCCcgttttatgtatttatttttatattgccCCTGGTGTagctgtgtgtgtatgtaaacAACAGTGGTAGAAACCCcatttggaaaataaataaatgtgaaaaacacaaaaatatcatCAAGAGACGGTAAAACTTCGGGGTAGTCTCGCCGTCGAGGGCCCTCGTAAATGATAAAGAGCAGGGTATTAAACGGCTTCCcgccgctctctctctctctgattGGCTTGGTTTTCGCGGCTTTGCGGTGCCAAGGAGGCGAGAGGggaagagggagagagagagggtCGGAAAGCCCCGGGACTGTGTTTTTGGGGG
Protein-coding sequences here:
- the LOC6036867 gene encoding uncharacterized protein LOC6036867; protein product: MVSPVLLRGETDNLKLKADYLSSWDLSYLKFCCKAHGIRRELYACQTIAVVSLTDIKRCYPLGTVFEDHFPNKTMYSQLAVKHISQTRPQGNPSPKNVIHQTVRSSVLQPANTTTTKATNQRHQALKPHNENQQATKRPQVNPSPKQAVCNSANEALAVRSHAGQVLQHANTTTMTDNDQQESGQGPSNRVVSVIMLVQSPINPPLQESWLHSVIPLQEQLQNKTWKELDKSPSSVRQRSHLPLPSSSAESPRSRSPVFSPSPVRQRSRLPSPSLSAESPRRMSPVFSPSPVRQRSRLPSPSSSAESPRSR
- the LOC119766113 gene encoding CLK4-associating serine/arginine rich protein-like translates to MSPVLSPSPVRQRSRLPSPSSSAESPRSRSPVFSPSPVRQRSRLPSPSSSAESPRRMSPTATARVPVAVPPLPVTQRSHQPALQGRRTKAAYNISCTLYGREFKNQRQKFDKKQIVIQGNNTKSIVSDLWQKVSSYVEREVLISTAGKAVVKATWAVLDDTSRFVEITLSGGNCRLTYKPIHIVQKPSLLDKIPLR